The DNA region taacttgttctattttgtaggatgcttagctgacttgctttgagcttgtgctttgcacatgtgattgatagtgttgactgttgattcttatttgcttgttttgactttgtgattggtatactgattgtatttgattgatttcaggtacattagttgctaatagttctttgagaactcgctttgctttgcttgatagcatttgtactgaggtataatgatctcttctccatgtagtctggaagacctggcctgttacttggccaggcacctgtctgaagtcctccttaagaggcaatgtttgtgcttgtttatttttgtccccaagcaggaaaagacctttgttaaggcaattggcagacacaagaggtgtgtagtccacctcctgctattctgttgagtcgtcccttggctcacatcacatgttgatgccttgtggacattaacccaagatcagttgagtcagtgtcataagtgtagaatggttcccactttctggacccacacttcattgtatgaagctctccctgaccagggataagagctgtgaagtctaatcttcactcaccttttatctggcttcaccttggctctcaatgtcaaggttaagagctaacattacccttccagttggcttgctcttgcagcctaaccctttgtttgagccccacttggtgtgtatatagtgtgtgctatctgtaaTTATTTGCtttgttgtttgtgttgattAAGATAGGCTTGCTCCACGTGCAAGTTAGGTagcatgataacatctaggctcgagttagtctccctagttgtgtctccctctgttatctggttaggctagccttgtatcccttcgtaggggaactacgtcgccctgatcctcataccagatgaggtacgtaggcaggagatgagctgatccctccgggcgcccgtttttgttttgtcttgtgtgtgtcaggagatggatgtaagcccagcgattggcatttcgtatcctcttgttgtgtgcttggagtccggtataagtccatcaagtggcatctggtttccagtgtgggtgcgtttggctcggaagctgatgtaagtccagcgattggaattcgggttccatgtttgcccgtgttgtgtaggagtttgacgtaagcccagcgattggcagtcgatttcctgtgttgttgtgtttggtgtgcgtgagccgagctacgaatgctctgattcttcttagtccaagaagatacgtatgcataggatgcgacatcctagcgagcatgttttcccccagtccgaactacttagactctgatgtctatgcttgatagactaagtaggcccaggatgcgacatcctgcatcctgccgagtcagtcttgtttgttttcttgtgtctctttcagctagtatttgtttgtttatgagcagtgttttagcaaccattttccttcctattgtgcgtggatcccgtcgagtacgacggatgcgtaggggtgctaataccttcccttcgcataaccgactcccgatcccattctctttggtcgcgagaccatgctttttccaggtttactctgagcgtttcctttccctcttttgggataaataacgcacggtggcggctttgttgttcttgtttcccgccggtttttcgcgtaatgcgacagcaTGCAGGAGCTTTAGTAAACATGGTACATGGTTGTCTAGGAAAATTTGCAGTCTACGAGGTTAGGTTTATCAGAGAATCCTTAGTCAGAATGTATGCTAGTTTGATAAGGCTTGCCTTTATTGATCATGAACACAATTACACTGCTTATAGAATTTTCTCTGTAAATAAGCATGTCTGTCCTCTTGTACACCAAGATATTCAGAAGTTGTTGGATCAAAGAAATATCACGATCACCTATGATAggaaccatgatgatgataaaGTTAATGTTATAATACCTCAGTTTAATGTTCCCAAGCCTGTGGAGATCATTTATGACAACCAAAAGACTCATGCTTCTCCTTTGGTTATCAATTTACCCTATCCAGTTCCTTACAAATCTGACAAAGCTATATCATCcaagtataatgccaccatgattgAAGATGGAGTGGAGGTTCCTTTTCCTTCCGTTGTTAATATTGTTAATGTGAGTAGAGTCACAAGAAGTGGGCGTGTGTTTGCCTCTACACCTCCCAGAAGAACTGAAGAGGCCGCTGCTAAGAAAATTCAAGTTGAGATTCTAGTCGAGCAGGTTGGTCAGTCTAATGGTACAAATCAGAAGATGGATAATGATGAAGAGTagaaattaatcaagaaaagcGTGTATAATGTGGTAGAGCAATTGTTGCACACACCATCAAAGATATCCGTGAAGTCCCTTTTAATGAGCTTTGAGGCTCATCGAGAAGCTTTGAAAAAGGTTTAAGAACAagcatatgtagatcatgatgtgACTGTGGGTCAATTTGATGGCATTGTAGCTAACACAACTGCCTgcaacaatctgagtttttgtaATGAAGAGCTCCCTGAagagggtagaaatcacaataTGGAGctacatatttcaatgaactgtgTGACTAACACTCTTTCTAGTGTGCTGGTAGATACTAGATCGTCACTAAATGTGATGCCTAAATCAAAACTTTCCAGATTATCTTTCCAAGGTGCTCCAATGAGGGGGTGGGATTattgtgaaggctttcgatggtTCCTACAAAACTGTTATTGGAGAGATAGACTTATCTAGGACTATTGGTCCTCAGAATTTTCAGATCAGGTTATGGTCATTGAAGCAGCATACATTTGTTTATTaggtcgcccatggatccatgaggTAGGGGCAGTCACCTCCACTCTtcatcagaagctcaagtttgtAAAGAATGGGAAATTGGTGACGATATATGGAAAACAAGCTTTGATTATGAGCTACCTTTCATCATTTTTGTATGTTGAACTTGAAGATTCTATTGGAACCCaattccaagccttgtctatttCTAATCAAGATATTAAGAGAAGCGGGGCGTCCATCTGTTCTCTTAAAGATGCACATAAGGTGGTCAAGAGTGGTGTAACTGATGGTTAGGGATAGGTCTTGGTTTTTCCAAAGAACAAGTCCCGATAAGGTCTTGGTTTTTCTTTCTCGTCTGCAAGGGTTGTCAAAAGGACGTAGTCATACGCCCCATTCAAGAAGTTTTCCGCATCAGAGATTTCATTCATCCCACTCCGCCTGAAGTCAGTGTTATTATAGAAGACAATCCTGAAAAGGATTCACCATACCTCATTGTGCATGGAGTGGTTTGTCAAAACTGGACTGTTGTTGATGTCCCATCCATTATTCACATTTCTAAGTAATGTTTTATTGTCCCGTTCTTTCGCTCTGCCCAAGGCGAAAAAGTATTTTGTAGCgatttctttttttaaaaaatggTTCCTTTTGCTCTGCCCAAGGCAAAAGAGTTAGTTTCGGGCTTTTGTTTCAAGATTTGACAATCATTAATAAAAGTGACACCTTTTGCTTTCCATGTtatttgtttttactttttgctttttatGGAAAATGGTAACTCTAAAACAAAAACTATAATAATCACATGCAACATTTGCACACACTTCCACCTTTATCTGTTTCTAAATTCAAGCATAATCACATGTGTAAATTAATTCATGAAATATCCATTAAAAACCATGACCTTATGtcctctcccaactttgaattctTGGTATTTGAAGCTGAAGAGGAAAGTGttaaagagattcctgatgagatctCCCGGTTACTCGAGCAGGAGGAAGAAACCATTCAGCCATACAAGGAACCAGTGGAGGTAATCAACTTGGGTTCAGAAGAAGATAGAAAAGAGGTGAAGATTGGAGCTTTGTTTGTTCCACCTGTCGAAGAGAGAACGATAAAGCTTCTCAGAGAGTACATGGACGTGTTTGCTTTATCCTACCAAGACATGACAGGGTTGGATACATATATTGTAGAGCATGGTTTGCCTTTGAAGCTAGAATGTCCTCtagtcaagcagaaattgagaagaactcgCCCAGATATGGCTataaagatcaaagaggaagtccaaaaatagattgatgcaaGCTTCCTTATCACGTCTGAATACCCTTAATGCCTGGCCAGCATAGTATTTGTTCCCAAGAAAGAAGACAAAGTTTGAATGTGTGTTGACTACAGAGATCTAAACAAGGCaagtccaaaggatgatttcccattaccacatattgacatgttggtTGACAACACTGCTATATTGAAGTTCTTCTCTTTAATAAATGGATACTCCAGATACAATCAGATTAGAATGGAACCCAAAGATAgggagaaaacaacattcatcgCACCATGGGGGACATTCTACTACAGAGTAATGCCTTTCAGTTTAAATAATATTGGTGCAACATATCAAAGAGCCATAAAAACTCTCTTCCATCACAagatgcacaaagaaattgaacTATATGCTGATGACATGATTGTTAAGTCCATAAATGAAGAAGAACATGTGGAATATTTTTTGAAGTTATTTTAGTGCTTGAGaaaatataaactccgcttgagTTGTTAGCCAAAGAGGAATTGAagttgatcccgacaaagtaaaatCCATTCAAGAAATACCCGCGCCTAAAATTGAAAAGCAAGTGAGAGGATTTCTTGGACATTTGAACTACATCTCCAAATTCATTTCTCATATGACGGCTACTTGTGGCCCTatcttcaagcttcttcgaaaatATCAGGGTTGTGTTTGGATGGAAGAgtgccaaaaagcttttgatagtatcaaagaatacTTACTTGAGCCTCTTATTTTAATTCCTCCAGTAGAATCAAGACCTCTAATTGTGTATTTGACTATATTGGAagattccatgggttgtgtgctTGGCCAACAAGATGAAACAAGTAGAAAAGAGAACGCCatttactatctgagtaagaaattcacaggTTTTGAGTTTcaatattctatgcttgagaagacttgttgtgccTTAGCTTGGGTTGCTCATCGTCTCCGTCAATATAcgttaaatcataccacttggttgatatccaaaatggatcaaatcaagtacatctttgaaaatCCTACTTTGATCAGAAGAATTACTCGTTGGCATATGCTTTTGTCAAAATACGACATTGAGTAGCATACCCAGAAATCCATCAAAGGGATaatcttggatgaccatttgtcTCACCATCCCATTGATGATTACCAATATCTCAAGTTTGACTTCCCGGATGAAGATGTGATGTATTCAAAAGCAAAATattatgatgaaccatttcttAATGAAGGGCCAGAGCCAGGATCACGTTGGGGATTGATATTTAATGGAGCTATTAATGCTTACGGTAATGGAATCGGGGCCATCCTTGTTACTCCTCATGGTTCCCACATTCCTTTTATCGCGAGGTTGACATTCAATTGTACAAACAACCTGGAAGAGTATGAGGCTTGCATTATGGGTCTCGAAGAAGCTATCGATTTAAGAATCAAGATTCTGGATGCGTATGGAGACTCGACTTTGGTAAttaatcagatcaaaggagagTCAGAAACTCGTCAACCCAGTTTAATCCCctacaaagattatgcaaggatGTTGTCAACCTTCTTCAATGAAATTTTGTTTCATCATATTCCCCGTGAAGAAAATCAAAAGGCAGATGCATTAGCCACTTTGTCCTCTATGATTGTTGTGAACTGGTGGAATGATGTGCCCAAAtttgatgttatgcgccttgacaGACCCGCTCATGTGTTTTTagttgaagaggtcaaagacaATAGGCAGTGAGATCATGATATCAAATGCTTTATTCATAAGCAAGAGTACCCGCTTGGGGAATCAAACAAAGAcaagaaaactttgagaagattggctGGAAACTTATTTTTGAatgatgatgtgttgtataaaataaattttaacatggtcttgctcagatgcgtggatagatacAAAGCCGACCTATTAATGAAAGAGATTCAtgaagggtcctttggtactcatgccaatggatACGCAATGGCGAATAAAATGTTAAGGGAAATATattattggttgacaatggagtaTGATTTTTGTAGATATGTGAAGACATGCCacaaatgccagatctatgcCGACACGATTCATGTACCTACAACTCTTCTCAACATTCTTTCTTATCCTTagcctttctccatgtggggaattgtTATGAATGgaatgattgagcccaaagcttcgaacagacatcgtttcattctggtggccATTGACTATTTTACCAAAAgggttgaagcagcgtcatatgcCAATGGCACTAAGAAAGTAGTTGTTCGGCTTATCAAAAATCAACTaatatgttgttatggtgttccaagaaagatcatcactgataatgggtcgaacttgaacaacaaaatgatgaaagagaTATGTGCAgagttcaaaattaaacaccataactcttctccttaaagacccaagatgaacggtgttgtcgaagctgcaaacaagaacataaagaagattattcaaaagatggttaTGACTTATAAATACTGGCATGAGATGATCCATTTTTATTTTGCATGGGTATCGCACATCCATCCTCTCTCTTTGGTATATGGCATGAAAGTAGTGCTCTCGATAGAAgttgagatcccgtcaatgagatTCTTGATGGAAGTTGATTTGTCTGCggctgaatggtgtcagagcATGTATGATCAATTGGatctgattgaagaaaagaggatgacgaatttatgccatggtcagttgtataagcaaagaatgaagaaagattttgacaAAAAGGTTTGATCTCacgtattcagagaaggtgacctcgtgaTTAAGAAGATCCAATCTTTCATTtctgattctaggggcaagtaaactcctaattatgatggctcatatgttgtcaagaaagccttttATGGAGGTGCATTAattcttgcaactatggatggtgaagagttcactttTCCTGTGAATATtgatgtagtcaagaaatacttcgcctaatAAAAAAGAACAgatcgctaagttgaaaacccgaaagggcggcttaggcaaaaatgagcatctcggtgggctgaaaacccgaaagggcggtccaggaaaaaattagagacataaatagaaataattatctcggtagattgaaaacttgaaagggaaatctaggaaaaagttagggataatggcaagtaactacatcaGACCAGATTTGGATCATCTAAGGAGACCTTATTCATCAAGAGTTCTCAATCAAATTGCT from Lathyrus oleraceus cultivar Zhongwan6 chromosome 1, CAAS_Psat_ZW6_1.0, whole genome shotgun sequence includes:
- the LOC127095926 gene encoding uncharacterized protein LOC127095926, whose protein sequence is MYSKAKYYDEPFLNEGPEPGSRWGLIFNGAINAYGNGIGAILVTPHGSHIPFIARLTFNCTNNLEEYEACIMGLEEAIDLRIKILDAYGDSTLVINQIKGESETRQPSLIPYKDYARMLSTFFNEILFHHIPREENQKADALATLSSMIVVNWWNDVPKFDVMRLDRPAHVFLVEEVKDNRQ